A genome region from Streptomyces pratensis includes the following:
- a CDS encoding PhzF family phenazine biosynthesis protein, producing MKIRIVDAFTDRPFSGNPAGVVILDSGTFPEADRLQIVASEVNLSETAFAHPLPPGGEADWALRWFTPATEVDLCGHATLATAHVLHTTGVASGTVRYATRAGILRTTAHDDGTLTLDFPTAPLAPVAAPPGLTDALGAAPLSLHDTGEHVGDLLVELADEAAVRALRPDFHALGACSRRGVIATAPADDPTSGYDFVSRGFFPGVGIDEDPVTGSAHTALAPFWSARFGRDDLVGLQASARSGLVRTSLRGERTLLTGSAVTVIDGELLAGL from the coding sequence ATGAAGATCCGCATCGTCGACGCGTTCACCGACCGGCCCTTCTCGGGCAACCCCGCCGGAGTCGTGATCCTGGACTCCGGCACCTTCCCCGAGGCGGACCGCCTCCAGATCGTCGCGTCCGAGGTCAATCTCTCGGAGACAGCCTTCGCCCACCCTCTGCCGCCGGGCGGTGAGGCCGACTGGGCGCTGCGCTGGTTCACCCCGGCCACCGAGGTCGATCTCTGCGGGCACGCGACACTCGCCACCGCCCATGTCCTGCACACCACCGGCGTCGCGAGCGGCACGGTGCGCTACGCCACCCGTGCCGGCATCCTGCGCACCACCGCCCACGACGACGGCACCCTTACGCTGGACTTCCCGACGGCACCACTCGCACCCGTGGCCGCCCCGCCCGGTCTGACGGACGCACTCGGCGCGGCGCCGCTGTCCCTCCACGACACGGGTGAGCACGTCGGCGATCTGCTGGTGGAACTGGCCGACGAAGCGGCCGTACGGGCCCTGCGCCCCGACTTCCACGCGCTAGGTGCCTGCTCCCGGCGGGGCGTCATCGCCACAGCGCCCGCGGATGACCCCACCAGCGGGTACGACTTCGTCTCTCGCGGCTTCTTCCCCGGGGTCGGCATCGACGAGGACCCGGTGACCGGCAGCGCTCACACGGCCCTGGCGCCCTTCTGGTCGGCGAGGTTCGGCCGCGACGACCTCGTCGGGCTCCAGGCCTCCGCCCGTTCGGGCCTGGTCCGGACGTCGCTGCGCGGCGAGCGCACGCTCCTGACCGGCAGCGCCGTCACGGTGATCGACGGGGAGCTGCTCGCGGGGCTATGA
- a CDS encoding DUF5999 family protein, whose translation MCQHQPPCPTADSNDREAARLTAHHPEQGWSLLCNGVLLFEDTGELLPDGQIIAPHRPLKSGQVMEAA comes from the coding sequence ATGTGCCAGCACCAGCCACCTTGCCCGACCGCCGACTCCAACGACCGGGAGGCCGCCCGCCTGACGGCGCACCACCCGGAACAGGGATGGAGTCTGCTGTGCAACGGTGTCCTGCTCTTCGAGGACACCGGTGAGCTGCTCCCGGACGGGCAGATCATCGCTCCTCACCGCCCGCTGAAGAGCGGTCAGGTGATGGAAGCCGCCTGA
- a CDS encoding response regulator, which produces MTEPLRVVLADDQTLVRTGFRLILGADGIDVVAEATNGSEAVEAVRRTRPDVVLMDVRMPEMDGLEATRRILTAPRALDSAGTSSGAGGTPPSGEPRVIILTTFDLDRYVYAALSAGASGFLLKDVTPEQLTAAVRTVRAGDALLAPAITRRLVQRFTRRGSDTAALHRDLASLTPRELEVLGLLARGLSNAELAGRLHLAEATVKTHIARILAKLGLRDRVQAVIVAYETGLVSAGEHEAGRQPTEETGAEAGTGISSRHPRPSR; this is translated from the coding sequence GTGACCGAGCCGCTGCGTGTGGTCCTCGCCGACGACCAGACCCTGGTCCGCACCGGATTCAGGCTGATCCTCGGTGCCGACGGCATCGATGTCGTCGCCGAGGCGACCAACGGAAGCGAAGCGGTCGAAGCGGTTCGCCGCACACGTCCCGACGTGGTCCTGATGGACGTCCGGATGCCCGAGATGGACGGCTTGGAGGCCACCCGCCGCATCCTCACCGCTCCCCGGGCTCTCGACTCCGCCGGAACATCCTCCGGAGCAGGGGGGACCCCGCCCTCCGGTGAACCCCGCGTCATCATTCTGACCACCTTCGACCTCGACCGGTACGTCTACGCGGCACTGTCGGCCGGGGCCAGTGGTTTCCTCCTCAAGGACGTCACCCCCGAGCAACTGACAGCGGCCGTCCGCACGGTCCGCGCGGGCGACGCTCTCCTCGCACCGGCCATCACCCGCCGGCTCGTGCAGCGGTTCACCCGTCGCGGCAGCGACACCGCCGCCCTCCACCGCGACCTGGCCTCGCTCACCCCGCGCGAACTGGAGGTCCTCGGTCTGCTGGCCCGAGGACTGAGCAACGCCGAACTCGCCGGCCGCCTCCACCTGGCCGAGGCGACCGTCAAGACGCACATCGCCCGCATCCTCGCCAAGCTCGGCCTCCGTGACCGGGTCCAGGCAGTCATCGTCGCCTACGAGACGGGGCTGGTCAGCGCCGGCGAGCACGAGGCCGGCCGGCAGCCCACCGAGGAGACAGGGGCCGAAGCCGGGACGGGGATCAGCAGCCGGCACCCACGCCCGTCCCGGTAG
- a CDS encoding glutamate-cysteine ligase family protein, whose translation MGEKIVAGAFAPSDRQAYREKLTQCLTGLERLLSERRFDRPRNLMGLEIELNLAGSDGMPRMRNAEVLQRIASRDFQTELGMFNLEVNILPHRLSGRVFDQLAEELRTGLAYAHRKAAEVDAGIVMIGILPTLGRHDVVSANLSDGDRYTLLNDQMAAARGEEFVLDIEGVERLVSTSASIAPESACTSVQLHLQVTPDRFADVWNAAQAVASVQIALGANSPFLFGKELWRESRPPLFQQATDVRPPELRNQGVRPRTWFGERWITSAYELFEENLRYYPPLLPICDEEDPLRVLDEGGVPTLAELVLHNGTVYRWNRPVYGLAAGVPHLRVENRVLPAGPTVVDVIANAAFYYGLVRALADESRPVWTKMPFEAAAENFDAACRHGIEAELLWPRPGRSGGVAKVPAVKLVQDELLPLAAAGLDAWNIEPSDRDRYLGVIEERCRLRANGASWQVDTYHRALEAGLAREGALAATTRRYGELMQVGEPVHTWPVGFPAP comes from the coding sequence ATGGGCGAGAAGATCGTGGCGGGCGCCTTTGCCCCGTCCGATCGGCAGGCGTACCGCGAGAAGCTGACCCAGTGCCTGACCGGGCTGGAGAGGCTCCTGTCGGAGCGGAGGTTCGATCGTCCGAGGAATCTCATGGGGCTGGAGATCGAGCTGAATCTCGCGGGTTCCGACGGCATGCCGAGGATGCGGAATGCGGAGGTGCTCCAGCGCATCGCCAGCCGGGATTTTCAGACGGAGCTGGGGATGTTCAACCTGGAAGTAAATATTCTTCCCCACCGGCTGAGCGGCCGGGTATTCGATCAGCTGGCCGAGGAGTTGCGCACAGGGCTCGCCTATGCCCATCGGAAGGCCGCGGAGGTCGACGCCGGGATCGTGATGATCGGCATCCTGCCGACACTGGGACGTCACGACGTGGTTTCGGCGAACCTGTCGGACGGCGACCGTTACACGCTCCTCAACGACCAAATGGCAGCCGCGCGGGGCGAGGAATTCGTCCTCGATATCGAAGGCGTCGAGCGACTGGTCTCGACCTCTGCCTCGATCGCTCCCGAATCGGCGTGCACCTCGGTCCAGTTGCACCTCCAGGTGACGCCGGACCGCTTCGCGGACGTCTGGAACGCGGCCCAGGCCGTCGCGTCCGTGCAGATCGCCCTCGGAGCGAACTCTCCCTTCCTCTTCGGCAAGGAGCTGTGGCGAGAGTCGAGGCCGCCGCTGTTCCAGCAGGCCACGGACGTGCGGCCACCCGAACTCCGCAACCAGGGGGTGCGCCCGCGGACCTGGTTCGGGGAGCGCTGGATCACTTCGGCCTACGAACTCTTCGAGGAGAACCTGCGCTACTATCCGCCTCTGCTGCCGATCTGCGACGAGGAGGATCCGCTCAGGGTCCTCGACGAGGGCGGTGTGCCGACACTGGCCGAACTCGTCCTGCACAACGGGACGGTCTACAGGTGGAACAGGCCTGTCTACGGGCTGGCGGCCGGTGTTCCCCATCTGAGGGTGGAGAACCGGGTCCTGCCCGCCGGCCCCACGGTCGTCGACGTGATCGCCAACGCGGCCTTCTACTACGGGCTGGTACGCGCCCTCGCCGACGAGTCCCGGCCGGTGTGGACCAAGATGCCCTTCGAGGCGGCAGCGGAGAACTTCGACGCCGCCTGCCGTCACGGGATCGAGGCCGAGCTGCTCTGGCCGCGCCCCGGCCGCTCCGGCGGCGTGGCGAAGGTGCCCGCCGTCAAGCTCGTACAGGACGAACTGCTGCCGCTCGCGGCCGCGGGGCTCGACGCGTGGAACATCGAGCCCTCTGACCGGGACCGCTACCTCGGTGTCATCGAGGAGCGCTGCAGGCTCCGTGCGAACGGGGCCTCCTGGCAGGTCGACACGTACCACCGCGCACTGGAGGCGGGCCTCGCACGGGAGGGGGCGCTGGCGGCGACCACCCGGCGCTACGGTGAGCTGATGCAGGTGGGGGAGCCGGTCCACACCTGGCCCGTCGGCTTTCCCGCGCCCTGA
- a CDS encoding glycosyltransferase, whose translation MRILIITAGSRGDVAPFTGLGRRLKEAGHQVAVAAHPSFAALVGGCGLDHRSVPGDPQGLLQAWSRAASREEARAVTREYVDGLADGVAEAVAGGCDLVLTAFGPAPLSQAAGEASGVPVIGTYLVPAFATGQFPLPGAQGTGGPLPQDNFAEGQAVLRRAEGLFAGAATRLRARLGLPDGSLSVPGDMRPVFHGFSPLVVPRPADWPSGVEVTGYWWPARPDGWRPPDELVDFLQAGPPPVFIGFGSMAPGQGDRLSEAVAAAVDRAGVRAVVQAGWAGLGGCGDDVLAVGDLPHDWLFPRTAAVVHHAGAGTTAAGLRAGVPAVPVPVMYDQAFWASRLHRLGVAPRTLPFQDLTADALGAAIKACLAEPAHRSRAAGLAHRIAEEDGAAAVLAHIGSRGAG comes from the coding sequence ATGCGGATTCTGATCATCACTGCCGGTTCACGGGGAGACGTGGCCCCCTTCACAGGCCTGGGACGGCGCCTGAAGGAGGCGGGCCATCAGGTCGCCGTGGCCGCCCACCCGTCCTTCGCCGCACTCGTCGGCGGCTGTGGTCTCGACCACCGATCTGTGCCGGGAGACCCGCAAGGCTTGTTGCAGGCGTGGTCCCGGGCGGCCTCGCGGGAGGAGGCCCGGGCGGTGACGAGAGAGTACGTGGACGGGCTGGCCGACGGAGTGGCGGAAGCCGTGGCGGGCGGATGCGACCTGGTGCTCACCGCCTTCGGCCCGGCACCGCTCAGCCAGGCGGCCGGGGAAGCGTCCGGCGTCCCCGTCATCGGTACCTACCTCGTACCGGCCTTCGCCACCGGGCAGTTCCCATTGCCCGGCGCACAGGGCACGGGCGGCCCTCTGCCGCAGGACAACTTCGCCGAGGGCCAGGCAGTGCTGAGGCGCGCGGAAGGGCTCTTCGCGGGCGCCGCGACACGGCTGCGCGCCCGCCTCGGGCTGCCCGACGGATCGCTGTCGGTACCGGGGGACATGCGGCCGGTCTTCCACGGCTTCAGCCCGCTGGTGGTCCCGCGCCCCGCGGACTGGCCGTCCGGGGTCGAGGTGACGGGCTACTGGTGGCCCGCACGGCCGGACGGCTGGCGCCCCCCGGACGAACTCGTCGATTTCCTCCAGGCAGGCCCGCCCCCGGTCTTCATCGGGTTCGGCAGCATGGCGCCGGGCCAGGGGGACAGGCTCAGTGAGGCGGTGGCCGCCGCGGTGGACCGGGCGGGTGTACGCGCGGTGGTGCAGGCGGGGTGGGCCGGACTCGGCGGCTGCGGCGACGACGTCCTGGCCGTCGGCGACCTTCCGCACGACTGGCTGTTCCCCCGTACCGCCGCCGTCGTGCACCACGCCGGGGCCGGTACCACCGCGGCCGGGCTGCGGGCCGGAGTACCGGCCGTGCCCGTCCCCGTCATGTACGACCAGGCGTTCTGGGCGTCCCGGCTGCACCGGCTGGGAGTCGCCCCCCGCACCCTGCCGTTCCAGGACCTCACCGCCGACGCCCTCGGCGCCGCGATCAAGGCCTGCCTGGCCGAGCCGGCCCACCGCAGCCGCGCGGCCGGACTCGCCCACCGCATCGCCGAGGAGGACGGTGCCGCAGCGGTGCTCGCCCACATCGGCTCACGGGGCGCCGGGTGA
- a CDS encoding sensor histidine kinase: protein MDVRTTPAQLWEAARRTVRDAGLPTGPPLRPTRRAWQFDALVALTIGIATVYYGVDNVGNVVVRETAAGVEHVIPRPSGPGGLALMVTLAAVASGALALRRRYPLAVLCVVTAATLATPQSVLRLTFYAFVIAVYSAAVYSPYRVAALAALPVAVVLVGTSGNSVTPIVPNEYIALLILAPMAVAAVGLRTWKLRTDESRTRLTALERDQAEALRRAVEHERARIARELHDVVTHNVSVMIIQAGAARKIMKTSPEEAGEALLAVEAGGRAAMTELRHVMGLLTMAEGTDAAAVQAGTAAELAPQPGLDQLETLVGRVRDAGLPVGLTVTGPPRPLPPGLELAAYRVVQEALTNTVKHASGATAAVTVEYAPELLRVEVTDTGGQPGVATPTGNGRGLIGLRERLAVHDGTLNTGRRLTGGYRVEALIPLETP, encoded by the coding sequence ATGGACGTGCGTACGACTCCGGCGCAGCTGTGGGAAGCCGCCCGCCGGACGGTCCGCGACGCCGGGCTTCCGACCGGTCCCCCGCTGCGGCCCACCCGGCGCGCCTGGCAGTTCGACGCGCTGGTGGCGCTGACGATCGGAATCGCCACCGTCTACTACGGCGTCGACAACGTCGGCAACGTCGTGGTGCGTGAGACCGCCGCCGGCGTCGAGCACGTCATTCCGCGCCCGTCCGGCCCCGGCGGCCTGGCCCTCATGGTGACCCTCGCGGCCGTCGCCTCCGGCGCCCTGGCACTGCGCCGCCGCTACCCGCTCGCCGTGCTGTGCGTAGTGACGGCCGCGACGCTGGCGACACCGCAGAGCGTCCTGCGGCTGACGTTCTACGCGTTCGTCATCGCCGTCTACAGCGCCGCCGTCTACAGCCCGTACCGGGTGGCGGCCCTTGCGGCGCTGCCGGTGGCGGTCGTCCTCGTCGGCACCTCGGGAAACTCGGTCACACCGATCGTCCCCAACGAGTACATCGCCCTGCTGATCCTGGCGCCGATGGCCGTGGCCGCCGTAGGCCTCCGCACGTGGAAACTCAGGACCGACGAGAGCCGCACCCGGCTGACCGCCCTGGAACGCGATCAGGCGGAGGCGCTGCGCCGGGCCGTCGAGCACGAGCGGGCCAGGATCGCCCGTGAACTGCACGACGTCGTCACGCACAACGTCAGCGTGATGATCATCCAGGCGGGTGCCGCCCGCAAGATCATGAAGACCTCCCCCGAAGAGGCCGGTGAGGCGCTGCTCGCCGTCGAGGCGGGCGGGCGCGCGGCCATGACCGAGCTGCGACACGTCATGGGACTGCTCACCATGGCCGAGGGGACGGACGCAGCTGCGGTCCAGGCCGGCACGGCGGCGGAGCTGGCCCCGCAGCCCGGCCTGGACCAGCTGGAAACGCTGGTCGGGCGGGTCCGGGACGCCGGCCTGCCCGTCGGCCTGACCGTGACCGGCCCGCCCCGGCCCCTCCCTCCCGGCCTCGAACTCGCCGCCTACCGTGTGGTCCAGGAAGCCCTGACCAACACGGTGAAGCACGCGTCCGGCGCCACCGCCGCCGTGACCGTCGAATACGCCCCGGAGCTGCTCCGGGTGGAAGTCACCGACACCGGTGGGCAACCGGGCGTGGCCACGCCCACCGGAAACGGCCGGGGCCTCATCGGTCTGCGCGAGCGCCTCGCCGTCCACGACGGCACCCTGAACACCGGCCGGCGCCTGACCGGCGGCTACCGTGTGGAGGCCCTGATCCCCTTGGAGACGCCGTGA
- a CDS encoding Clp protease N-terminal domain-containing protein, whose product MQFRTSGIPEQAPPIHPWSGAGLSTTMAVVVTGARRRAVRDGDRHVDTAHLLHSLVETDPEVRNAFDGGPQLARVLGYLVQRSIGYGLRWQGTQEDSGAFPAVREPAGEGWSPSAAAAMDRAARSALLRGELHAEGLDLLVALVADPRCRAVEVLERAGVTAGWLAPRALDRTAGKESRG is encoded by the coding sequence GTGCAATTCCGGACGTCAGGGATCCCCGAACAAGCTCCGCCGATCCACCCGTGGTCAGGTGCCGGCCTGAGTACCACGATGGCCGTGGTGGTGACCGGCGCCCGCAGGAGGGCGGTGCGTGACGGCGACCGTCATGTGGACACCGCTCATCTTCTGCACTCCCTCGTCGAAACCGACCCCGAGGTGCGGAACGCCTTCGACGGCGGGCCCCAGCTGGCCAGGGTGCTCGGATATCTCGTGCAGCGCAGCATCGGATACGGCCTCCGCTGGCAGGGGACCCAGGAGGATTCGGGTGCGTTCCCGGCCGTACGTGAACCTGCGGGCGAGGGATGGTCTCCCTCTGCGGCGGCGGCAATGGACCGTGCCGCCCGGAGTGCGCTTCTGCGCGGGGAGCTCCACGCCGAAGGGCTCGATCTGCTGGTTGCGCTGGTCGCCGATCCCCGATGCCGTGCGGTCGAGGTGCTGGAGCGGGCCGGGGTCACCGCCGGGTGGCTGGCTCCCCGTGCGTTGGACCGGACGGCCGGGAAGGAATCACGCGGGTGA
- a CDS encoding PadR family transcriptional regulator, producing the protein MRSHGHDHECGPGRRGAGRGDFEGGRAAFGPFGPPFGGGPFGGGRGRGGGRGRARRGDVRASILALLKDRSMHGYEMIQEIAERSGGAWKPSPGSVYPTLQLLEDEGLIISASEGGKKLFTLTDLGRSEAESGPDAPWEEAGRGVDWEGVNEIRQAGFGLMEAFGQVWKTGSADQRQKALTVINDARKKLYLILADEH; encoded by the coding sequence ATGCGTTCACATGGGCACGACCACGAATGCGGCCCCGGGCGTCGAGGTGCCGGCAGGGGGGACTTCGAAGGCGGACGTGCCGCGTTCGGACCGTTCGGGCCGCCTTTCGGCGGCGGGCCCTTCGGCGGCGGACGCGGCCGGGGAGGCGGCCGGGGGAGGGCCAGGCGCGGCGACGTGCGCGCGTCGATCCTCGCGCTGCTCAAGGACCGCTCCATGCACGGCTACGAGATGATCCAGGAGATCGCCGAGCGCAGCGGAGGGGCCTGGAAACCCAGCCCGGGGTCGGTGTACCCCACTCTCCAACTGCTGGAGGACGAGGGTCTGATCATCAGCGCCAGCGAGGGCGGCAAGAAGCTGTTCACCCTCACCGACCTCGGCCGCAGTGAGGCCGAGTCCGGTCCCGACGCCCCCTGGGAAGAGGCGGGGCGCGGTGTCGACTGGGAGGGTGTGAATGAGATCCGGCAGGCCGGGTTCGGTCTGATGGAGGCGTTCGGCCAGGTCTGGAAGACCGGCTCGGCCGACCAGCGGCAGAAGGCTCTCACGGTGATCAACGACGCTCGTAAGAAGCTGTATCTGATTCTCGCCGACGAGCACTGA
- a CDS encoding CPBP family intramembrane glutamic endopeptidase: MAESIPHEEVSRRVLRSETLLVLALSLGASGVSALISFIGSLTKPGGLKDQAATLNGSYAPGRPWLDLAWQLFGITSALVPVALVAHLLIREGAGLRTLGLDRTRPWPDLGRGTLVAAGIGSAGLAFYLVARAAGFNLTVVPESLPDVWWKFPVLILSAVQNSLVEEVIVVGYLLRRLGQLGWTPMAALVASSVLRGSYHLYQGIGGFIGNMVMGVVFVLLYRRWGRVGPLVVAHALLDIGAFVGYALLAGKVGWLPTP, encoded by the coding sequence GTGGCTGAATCCATTCCTCACGAGGAGGTGTCCCGGCGGGTCCTCCGGTCGGAGACGCTGCTCGTGCTGGCTCTCTCGCTCGGGGCCAGCGGGGTGTCCGCGCTGATCAGCTTCATCGGGTCGCTGACGAAACCAGGGGGCCTCAAGGACCAGGCGGCGACTCTGAACGGGTCGTACGCCCCCGGGCGGCCGTGGCTCGACCTCGCGTGGCAGCTGTTCGGCATCACGTCGGCCCTGGTGCCGGTCGCACTGGTGGCGCACCTCCTCATCAGGGAGGGGGCGGGTCTGCGGACCCTCGGTCTCGACCGCACCAGGCCCTGGCCGGACCTGGGCAGGGGCACCCTGGTCGCGGCCGGGATCGGGAGCGCCGGGCTGGCCTTCTACCTGGTGGCGCGGGCCGCCGGGTTCAACCTGACGGTCGTTCCGGAGTCGCTGCCCGATGTGTGGTGGAAGTTTCCCGTACTGATCCTCTCGGCGGTGCAGAACTCCCTGGTGGAGGAAGTCATCGTCGTCGGCTATCTGCTGCGCCGCCTAGGGCAGTTGGGGTGGACGCCGATGGCCGCGCTGGTGGCGAGTTCCGTACTGCGGGGCTCATACCACCTGTACCAGGGAATCGGCGGATTCATCGGCAACATGGTCATGGGCGTCGTCTTCGTGCTGCTGTACCGGCGCTGGGGGCGGGTCGGGCCGCTGGTCGTCGCGCACGCCCTGCTCGACATCGGGGCCTTCGTCGGATACGCGCTTCTCGCCGGCAAGGTGGGCTGGCTCCCCACCCCGTGA
- a CDS encoding response regulator transcription factor produces MIRVLIADDEPMIRAGVRAVLASDPGIQVVAEAGDGHEAVELVRSHRPSVAVLDIRMPGMNGIDAAAEIRSAVPATGVVMLTTFGEDDYILRALGGGAAGFLIKSGEPEELITGVRAVADGAAYLSPKVAARVVAHLAATGAGALAGRRSAARARVGSLTSREREVLTFLGSGLSNGQIARRLHVVEGTVKAHVSSILARLGVDNRAAAAVVAHEAGIVRPQPRQP; encoded by the coding sequence ATGATCCGGGTGCTGATCGCCGACGACGAGCCGATGATCCGGGCCGGGGTGCGCGCCGTCCTCGCCTCGGACCCCGGCATACAGGTCGTCGCCGAGGCCGGCGACGGGCACGAGGCCGTGGAACTGGTCCGCAGCCATCGACCCTCGGTGGCCGTGCTCGACATCCGTATGCCAGGGATGAACGGCATCGACGCGGCGGCCGAGATCCGCAGCGCCGTGCCGGCCACCGGCGTGGTCATGCTGACGACGTTCGGTGAGGACGACTACATCCTGCGGGCACTGGGCGGCGGCGCGGCCGGCTTCCTGATCAAGTCGGGCGAGCCCGAGGAACTGATCACCGGGGTACGGGCGGTGGCCGACGGCGCCGCCTACCTGTCACCGAAGGTCGCGGCCCGGGTCGTCGCCCACCTCGCCGCGACGGGCGCGGGTGCCCTGGCCGGCCGGCGCTCCGCCGCCCGTGCGCGGGTCGGCTCCCTGACCAGCCGGGAACGGGAGGTGCTCACCTTCCTCGGCAGTGGGCTGTCCAACGGGCAGATCGCCCGGCGGCTGCACGTGGTGGAGGGGACGGTGAAGGCCCACGTGAGTTCCATCCTGGCCCGCCTGGGCGTGGACAACCGGGCCGCTGCCGCGGTCGTCGCCCACGAGGCCGGGATCGTTCGTCCACAGCCCCGCCAGCCGTGA
- a CDS encoding sensor histidine kinase: protein MDSTVTDSGTPAGTAVPRQVPGPRSLLTAAAVTATALSTVNLWWSVAAAFAAFLAGRRPGRTAPTALTLVAILAAGVVALSVVPAWLPMAGRLVAVVVAAGMLPWFAGRFWCQYQQLARAGWERAEQLQREQELVADRARLRERARIAQDMHDVLGHDLSLIALSAGALKLAPGLGEHHRKAAGDIRARAADAVERLGEVIGVLREEAGEASAYPHGPGLAGLLEEASAAGLAVRSHIDGEPDDLPPVVERAAHRVVQEALTNVAKHAPGAIATVRVTHAAGETEVLVENGPPAPAAAPRPRPRSGGSGLVGLKERVRLAGGSFGHGARDGGFAVVARIPHRPPSQPLAPTASPAHGRLPQEHRRARRGVGRALVAAVMVPLVTGAVLSGALMGWEMLSASRSVLEPGDYARMRVGQDRSELERVLPDRQTNHRPLTAEPTGDGETCEYYAMTADRFDDRSGDAYRLCFRDGTLVSTATLTP, encoded by the coding sequence GTGGACAGCACGGTGACAGACAGCGGCACTCCGGCCGGGACGGCCGTTCCCCGGCAGGTTCCCGGGCCCAGGAGCCTCCTGACAGCGGCCGCCGTCACGGCCACCGCTCTGAGCACGGTGAACCTGTGGTGGTCTGTCGCGGCGGCCTTCGCCGCTTTCCTGGCAGGACGGCGGCCCGGGCGGACGGCGCCGACGGCGCTCACCCTGGTCGCGATCCTCGCGGCCGGCGTGGTGGCGTTGTCCGTCGTGCCGGCCTGGCTGCCGATGGCCGGCCGGCTGGTGGCGGTCGTCGTCGCCGCCGGGATGCTGCCCTGGTTCGCGGGCCGGTTCTGGTGCCAGTACCAGCAGCTCGCCCGGGCGGGCTGGGAGCGGGCGGAACAACTGCAGCGCGAGCAGGAGCTGGTCGCCGACCGGGCCAGGCTGCGCGAACGGGCACGTATCGCGCAGGACATGCATGACGTACTGGGCCATGACCTCAGCCTGATAGCCCTGTCGGCCGGTGCTCTCAAGCTCGCGCCGGGCCTCGGAGAGCACCATCGGAAGGCCGCGGGGGACATCAGGGCCAGGGCGGCTGACGCGGTGGAGCGTCTCGGCGAGGTGATCGGTGTCCTGCGTGAGGAGGCCGGCGAGGCGTCGGCGTATCCCCACGGCCCCGGTCTCGCGGGCCTGCTCGAAGAGGCGTCCGCAGCCGGTCTCGCGGTGAGGTCGCACATCGACGGCGAGCCGGACGACCTGCCGCCGGTGGTCGAGCGGGCTGCCCACCGGGTCGTGCAGGAAGCGCTGACCAACGTCGCCAAGCACGCGCCCGGGGCGATCGCGACCGTCCGGGTGACGCACGCGGCAGGGGAGACGGAGGTCCTCGTGGAGAACGGTCCGCCGGCACCGGCCGCCGCGCCGCGGCCCCGGCCCCGGAGCGGGGGGAGCGGCCTCGTCGGGCTGAAGGAACGTGTGCGGCTGGCCGGAGGGTCGTTCGGTCACGGCGCGCGCGACGGGGGTTTCGCCGTCGTCGCGCGCATCCCGCACCGGCCCCCGTCACAGCCGCTCGCGCCCACGGCATCCCCCGCCCACGGCCGGCTGCCGCAGGAACATCGCCGTGCCCGGCGCGGCGTCGGCAGGGCCCTGGTCGCCGCGGTCATGGTGCCCCTGGTGACGGGGGCGGTGCTGAGCGGAGCACTCATGGGGTGGGAGATGCTGTCGGCGTCCCGCTCGGTCCTGGAGCCCGGCGACTACGCCCGCATGAGAGTGGGGCAGGATCGCTCCGAGCTGGAGCGTGTCCTGCCGGACCGGCAGACGAACCACCGGCCGCTGACCGCCGAGCCGACAGGAGACGGCGAAACGTGCGAGTACTACGCGATGACGGCCGACCGGTTCGACGACCGGTCCGGCGACGCCTACCGGCTCTGCTTCCGGGACGGCACCCTGGTGTCCACGGCCACGCTCACCCCGTGA